In a genomic window of Oncorhynchus kisutch isolate 150728-3 linkage group LG9, Okis_V2, whole genome shotgun sequence:
- the ntn4 gene encoding netrin-4, protein MMWTLFAVFTCTGLSGILADVGRVGGVAPRCESQACNPRMGNLVLGRRVLTQTVCGYKGTEPYCSYSDPSSSTVPCPPARCGECNAALPLQAHLAAAMADSSFRHPNTWWQSSGEVESETLQLDLEAEFIFTHLIMVFRSPRPTAMTLERSQDFGQTWKTLQYYARNCSATFGLEEGKAVLDGAHCTSKYSGAYPCTRGEVIYRALPQWEALDPYGVAGQEQLRVTNVRVRLQECQSCPCQAKDPTVGAPPTQHFAIYDLIVKGSCFCNGHAEQCVPAPGYRPVRDRTNHVVHGKCVCSHNTAGVHCERCAPLYNDRPWQPADGLTGAPHECRKCKCNGHAQSCSFDWSVWRESGQRSGGVCECLHSTEGRNCQSCKTGFYRDPQRAHTAQDSCKPCGCHPLGSIPFHLGGGSLCDPTNGDCVCKPGVGGSHCDRCMVGYWGFHDYGCRRCDCAGDCDPFTGSCMSGSDRDLYNLEGNSSELVRIFRGDELFSALHYSEKCECKEQVLANSKLFCTMKFAYVLKVKVLSAHDKGSHAELEVKVQKVLSQNTKVKIQKGRVTLYPESWTARGCTCPILNPGGEYLVAGHADRKQNRLIVNMKSFVKPWRASLGRKVLTLMKKDCTW, encoded by the exons ATGATGTGGACTTTGTTTGCTGTTTTTACCTGCACTGGACTATCTGGTATTCTTGCAG aTGTGGGTCGTGTAGGGGGGGTAGCCCCTCGCTGTGAGAGTCAGGCGTGTAACCCCCGAATGGGCAATCTGGTGCTAGGCCGCAGGGTCCTGACCCAGACCGTGTGTGGCTACAAGGGCACAGAGCCCTACTGCTCCTACtctgacccctcctcctccacagtgCCCTGCCCCCCGGCCAGGTGTGGGGAGTGCAACGCGGCCCTCCCCCTGCAGGCCCACCTGGCTGCAGCCATGGCCGACTCCTCCTTCCGCCACCCCAACACCTGGTGGCAGTCGTCCGGGGAAGTGGAGTCTGAGACTCTGCAGCTGGATCTGGAGGCAGAATTCATCTTCACCCACCTGATCATGGTGTTCCGCTCGCCCCGCCCTACCGCCATGACTCTGGAGCGCTCGCAGGACTTCGGGCAGACCTGGAAGACATTGCAGTACTACGCCAGGAACTGTAGCGCCACCTTTGGACTGGAGGAGGGAAAGGCAGTGCTGGACGGGGCCCACTGCACCTCCAAATACTCTGGAGCTTACCCCTGTAccaggggagag GTGATCTATCGTGCCCTCCCCCAATGGGAAGCTCTTGACCCATATGGGGTGGCAGGCCAGGAGCAGCTGAGGGTGACCAACGTGCGCGTACGTCTGCAGGAGTGCCAATCCTGTCCCTGCCAGGCCAAAGATCCCACCGTTGGAGCCCCGCCCACCCAGCACTTCGCCATTTATGACCTCATCGTGAAGGGCAGCTGCTTCTGCAACGGGCACGCCGAGCAGTGTGTCCCCGCGCCCGGTTACCGCCCTGTCAGGGACAGAACCAACCacgtg gttcatgggaagtgtgtgtgtagtcacaACACTGCAGGTGTTCACTGTGAGCGCTGCGCTCCGCTCTACAACGACCGACCCTGGCAACCTGCGGACGGACTCACAGGGGCTCCACATGAGTGCAGGA AGTGTAAGTGTAACGGGCATGCCCAGAGCTGCAGTTTTGATTGGTCGGTGTGGCGGGAGTCCGGCCAGCGCAgcggaggtgtgtgtgagtgtctacaCAGCACAGAGGGACGCAACTGTCAGAGCTGTAAGACTGGCTTCTACAGAGATCCCCAGAGGGCGCACACGGCCCAGGACTCCTGTAAAC cATGTGGCTGCCACCCCCTTGGTTCAATACCCTTCCACCTGGGTGGGGGGTCTCTCTGTGACCCTACCAACGGAGACTGTGTCTGCAAGCCCGGTGTGGGGGGCTCCCACTGCGACAGGTGCATGGTGGGATACTGGGGTTTCCATGACTACGGCTGCCGTCGGTGCGACTGTGCGGGAGACTGCGATCCCTTCACGGGATCCTGCATGTCCGG gtCAGATCGGGACCTGTATAATCTGGAGGGAAACTCCAGTGAGCTGGTGAGGATCTTTAGGGGAGACGAGCTCTTTTCTGCCCTACACTACTCAG AGAAATGTGAGTGTAAGGAGCAGGTCCTGGCTAACAGCAAACTCTTCTGCACCATGAAGTTTGCCTATG tgTTAAAGGTTAAGGTCTTGTCAGCCCATGATAAGGGCTCCCATGCTGAGTTGGAGGTGAAGGTTCAGAAGGTGTTGAGTCAGAATACTAAGGTGAAGATCCAGAAAGGACGAGTAACACTCTACCCAGAGTCCTGGACCGCACGGGGCTGCACCTGCCCCATCCTCAACCCAg GTGGGGAGTACTTGGTGGCGGGCCATGCAGACAGGAAGCAGAACCGGCTTATTGTCAACATGAAGAGCTTCGTCAAGCCCTGGAGAGCCAGCCTTGGACGCAAGGTCCTCACACTAATGAAGAAAGACTGCACCTGGTAA